One genomic segment of Protaetiibacter intestinalis includes these proteins:
- the rsgA gene encoding ribosome small subunit-dependent GTPase A, whose product MSWLSDDDEEPEGFDAWDETDVRIRPNPKGNRPRTKIRPSHDDAVDGRVLSVDRGRYTVLVDEDAADERTATATRARELRDVAIVTGDRVDLVGDATGEAGTLARIVRVQPRTTLLRRSADDTDAVERVIVANADQLLIVVAAANPEPRPRLVDRYLVAAYDAGIHPLMVITKTDLADPEPFLANFAGLDIPVVRSARDAWPVAELAPLLAGHTTVAVGHSGVGKSTLVNALVPGTDRATGVVNAVTGRGRHTSSSTVSLRVPTGGWIIDTPGVRSFGLGHVDPANILRGFPDLDAVAEDCPRGCTHLADAPDCALDEAVADGRVDPARVDSLRRLLASIGPEALR is encoded by the coding sequence GTGAGCTGGCTGAGCGACGACGACGAGGAGCCGGAGGGCTTCGACGCGTGGGACGAGACGGATGTGCGCATCCGTCCGAACCCGAAGGGCAACCGGCCCCGCACCAAGATCCGCCCGAGTCACGACGACGCCGTCGACGGGCGCGTGCTCTCGGTCGACCGCGGCCGCTACACGGTGCTCGTCGACGAGGATGCGGCCGACGAGCGCACCGCGACCGCGACACGCGCCCGCGAGCTGCGCGACGTGGCGATCGTGACGGGCGACCGGGTCGACCTCGTGGGCGACGCCACGGGCGAGGCGGGCACCCTCGCCCGCATCGTGCGGGTGCAGCCGCGCACGACGCTGCTGCGCCGCAGCGCCGACGACACGGATGCCGTGGAGCGGGTCATCGTCGCGAACGCCGACCAGCTGCTCATCGTGGTGGCGGCTGCGAACCCCGAGCCGCGCCCGCGGCTCGTCGACCGCTACCTCGTCGCTGCGTACGACGCCGGCATCCACCCGCTCATGGTGATCACGAAGACCGACCTGGCCGATCCGGAGCCGTTCCTCGCCAACTTCGCGGGGCTCGACATCCCCGTGGTGCGCAGCGCCCGCGACGCCTGGCCGGTCGCCGAGCTCGCCCCGCTGCTCGCGGGGCACACGACCGTCGCGGTCGGCCACTCCGGGGTGGGCAAGTCGACGCTCGTCAACGCGCTCGTGCCGGGCACCGACCGTGCCACCGGCGTCGTCAACGCGGTCACCGGCCGCGGCCGCCACACCTCCTCGTCGACCGTGTCGCTGCGGGTGCCGACGGGCGGCTGGATCATCGACACCCCCGGCGTGCGCTCCTTCGGGCTCGGGCACGTCGACCCGGCCAACATCCTGCGCGGCTTCCCCGACCTCGACGCCGTCGCCGAGGACTGCCCCCGCGGCTGCACCCACCTCGCCGACGCGCCCGACTGCGCGCTCGACGAGGCCGTCGCCGACGGGCGAGTCGACCCGGCCCGCGTCGACTCGCTGCGCCGCCTGCTCGCGAGCATCGGCCCCGAGGCGCTTCGCTAG
- a CDS encoding inositol monophosphatase family protein — MSDSPDYTVADDLAVALTLAAEADLIAMDRYRSQDLGIQLKADKSIVTDADTRVERMIRDHLAEARPHDAVLGEEFGDAGSSHRRWIVDPIDGTSNFARGVPIWGALIALVVDEVPVVGVVSAPALGRRWWGATGHGAWVQEHGGEPRRIRVSAVDALEDATLSYNNLQTWDQYGHLDHLVALSRSVGRTRAFGDLWSYMLLAEGAIDVAGEFDVKPWDIAALVPVVTEAGGRVTSASGSSSLSELSVIASNGVLHDAVLTRLRG; from the coding sequence GTGAGCGACTCCCCCGACTACACCGTCGCCGACGACCTCGCGGTCGCGCTGACCCTCGCCGCCGAGGCCGACCTCATCGCGATGGACCGCTATCGCTCGCAGGATCTCGGCATCCAGCTCAAGGCCGACAAGTCGATCGTCACCGACGCCGACACGCGCGTCGAGCGGATGATCCGCGACCACCTCGCCGAGGCGCGCCCGCACGACGCGGTGCTCGGCGAGGAGTTCGGCGATGCGGGCTCCTCCCACCGCCGCTGGATCGTCGACCCCATCGACGGCACGAGCAACTTCGCGCGCGGTGTGCCGATCTGGGGGGCGCTCATCGCGCTCGTCGTGGACGAGGTGCCCGTCGTGGGCGTCGTGAGCGCCCCCGCTCTCGGGCGCCGCTGGTGGGGCGCGACCGGGCACGGCGCCTGGGTGCAGGAGCACGGCGGCGAGCCGCGGCGCATCCGGGTGAGCGCGGTCGACGCCCTCGAGGACGCGACCCTGAGCTACAACAACCTGCAGACGTGGGACCAGTACGGTCACCTCGACCACCTCGTCGCCCTCTCGAGATCGGTGGGCCGCACGCGCGCCTTCGGCGACCTGTGGTCGTACATGCTGCTCGCGGAGGGCGCGATCGACGTCGCGGGCGAGTTCGACGTGAAGCCGTGGGACATCGCGGCCCTCGTGCCGGTCGTAACGGAGGCGGGCGGTCGCGTGACGAGCGCGAGCGGCAGCTCCTCGTTGTCGGAGCTGAGCGTGATCGCGAGCAACGGCGTGCTTCACGACGCGGTACTGACGCGCCTCCGGGGCTAA